A stretch of the Vigna radiata var. radiata cultivar VC1973A chromosome 7, Vradiata_ver6, whole genome shotgun sequence genome encodes the following:
- the LOC106768748 gene encoding uncharacterized protein LOC106768748, producing MAGTMKLSLTLPLASLCKAPNFLNPPTSFLQKDNVNSLRRSTKGNPCNGKRGGIVCGLPLPVDPWAPTIDSQSIASQLFAFSLFPYIGFLYFITKSKTAPNLTLFGFYFLLAFVGATIPAGIYAKVHYGTSLSNVDWLHGGAESLLTLTNLFIVLGLRAGLRKIENSQEDETSSTPNSSSEE from the exons ATGGCTGGTACCATGAAGTTGTCGTTGACCCTTCCTCTGGCATCCCTCTGTAAAGCCCCCAACTTTCTGAACCCTCCAACCAGCTTTCTGCAAAAGGACAACGTAAACAGCCTCAGAAGAAGCACCAAAGGGAACCCTTGTAACGGAAAAAGAGGAGGGATCGTGTGCGGGTTGCCATTACCGGTTGATCCATGGGCACCCACCATTGATTCCCAGAGCATCGCTTCTCAGCTTTTCGCCTTCTCTTTGTTTCCTTACATCGGATTCTTATATTTCATTACCAAGTCCAAGACTGCTCCAAACCTCACCCTCTTTGGCTTCTACTTCTTGCTCGCCTTTGTCGGCGCCACAA TACCTGCTGGAATTTACG CGAAGGTTCATTATGGAACTTCTTTGTCCAATGTCGACTGGTTACATGGCGGGGCTGAGTCGCTTCTAACTCTCACTAACTTGTTCATTGTGTTGGGCCTCAGAGCGGGTCtcagaaaaattgaaaattcacaAGAAGATGAAACTTCATCTACTCCTAATTCAAGCTCGGAGGAGTAA
- the LOC106767717 gene encoding KAT8 regulatory NSL complex subunit 3 isoform X1, whose protein sequence is MDLSRPAKRHRRSKDGETEPSSLSPVVIFAHGAGAPSSSDWMLRWKNMLKEALQAVDVVTFDYPYMSGKKRAPPKAEKLVEFHSNIVKETATKYPGHPVVLAGKSMGSRVGCMVASLEDNNVSAVVCLGYPLKLPILQGINGAVRDETLLQLTIPTMFVQGSKDGLCPLEKLEATRKKMKAPNDLHVIDGGDHSFKIGKKHLQASNSSQDVAEEAAVQAIAAFISRSLEG, encoded by the exons ATGGATTTGTCCCGTCCTGCAAAACGCCATCGTCGGAGCAAAGACGGTGAGACTGAACCATCGTCGTTGTCGCCGGTGGTGATCTTCGCTCACGGTGCCGGTGCTCCTTCCTCTTCTGATTGGATGCTAAG ATGGAAGAATATGTTGAAAGAGGCTCTGCAAGCTGTTGATGTCGTCACTTTTGACTATCCTT ACATGTCTGGAAAAAAGAGGGCTCCTCCTAAGGCTGAAAAACTTGTGGAGTTTCACTCAAACATTGTCAAGGAAACTGCAACTAAGTACCCTGGTCATCCCGTGGTACTTGCAGGCAAATCAATGGGTTCAAG aGTTGGTTGCATGGTGGCAAGCTTGGAAGACAATAATGTTTCAGCTGTAGTATGCTTGGGCTACCCATTAAAG TTACCAATATTGCAGGGAATCAATGGTGCAGTTAGAGATGAAACATTGTTACAGCTAACAATTCCTACAATGTTTGTACAG GGCAGCAAGGATGGTCTCTGTCCACTTGAGAAGTTAGAAGCCAcaaggaagaaaatgaaagcaCCCAATGACCTGCATGTCATCGATGGTGGTGACCACTCTTTCAAAATTGGTAAGAAGCACCTGCAAGCAAGCAATTCCTCCCAAGATGTAGCTGAAGAGGCTGCTGTGCAGGCCATTGCTGCTTTCATTTCCAGATCTCTTGAAGGATGA
- the LOC106767261 gene encoding uncharacterized protein LOC106767261, with the protein MASAQCVKPNTTVEASQPKCPHKPNNTASGVSQQKCPHKSNNTASEVSQPKCPQKTNNIASEASQPKPNSTAIEVCQPKTQHSSFGQKLSEITSKAFKGHHARHGSNQNQLQCYSQTQVESQGHNGTKTETHHYGQTQFQQDKKHGVSKTQITVTMVQAQITRTDEDYPYGGTSCFGAPTKKNGELNNIKKDMNLFRRIKNGMSRHNNTEGGKNSSSSSSDSESDDEKCKQCPKTKK; encoded by the exons ATGGCCTCTGCTCAGTGTGTGAAACCCAATACCACAGTTGAAGCTAGCCAACCAAAATGTCCACACAAACCAAATAATACTGCAAGTGGAGTTAGCCAACAAAAATGCCCACACAAATCTAATAACACTGCAAGTGAAGTTAGCCAACCAAAATGCCCACAAAAAACCAATAATATAGCAAGTGAAGCttcccaacccaaacccaataGCACTGCAATCGAAGTTTGCCAACCCAAAACCCAACACAGCTCCTTTGGGCAAAAGTTATCTGAGATAACAAGCAAGGCTTTCAAAGGGCACCATGCCCGTCATGGAAGCAACCAAAATCAACTTCAATGCTACAGTCAAACTCAGGTTGAGTCGCAAGGCCATAATGGTACCAAAACAGAGACTCACCATTATGGCCAAACTCAGTTCCAACAAGACAAAAAACATGGGGTCTCCAAAACCCAGATCACAGTTACAATGGTTCAAGCACAAATCACCCGTACTGACGAGGATTATCCTTATGGTGGTACATCATGTTTTGGGGCTCCTACCAAGAAGAATGGAGAGCTCAACAACATCAAAAAGGATATGAACTTGTTCCGGAGGATTAAGAATGGCATGTCTCGCCATAACAACACTGAAGGAGGTAAaaacagcagcagcagcagcagtgATAGTGAAAGTGATGATGAGAAGTGTAAACAGTGCCCAAAGACGAAG AAATGA
- the LOC106767717 gene encoding KAT8 regulatory NSL complex subunit 3 isoform X2 has translation MDLSRPAKRHRRSKDGETEPSSLSPVVIFAHGAGAPSSSDWMLRWKNMLKEALQAVDVVTFDYPYMSGKKRAPPKAEKLVEFHSNIVKETATKYPGHPVVLAGKSMGSRVGCMVASLEDNNVSAVVCLGYPLKGINGAVRDETLLQLTIPTMFVQGSKDGLCPLEKLEATRKKMKAPNDLHVIDGGDHSFKIGKKHLQASNSSQDVAEEAAVQAIAAFISRSLEG, from the exons ATGGATTTGTCCCGTCCTGCAAAACGCCATCGTCGGAGCAAAGACGGTGAGACTGAACCATCGTCGTTGTCGCCGGTGGTGATCTTCGCTCACGGTGCCGGTGCTCCTTCCTCTTCTGATTGGATGCTAAG ATGGAAGAATATGTTGAAAGAGGCTCTGCAAGCTGTTGATGTCGTCACTTTTGACTATCCTT ACATGTCTGGAAAAAAGAGGGCTCCTCCTAAGGCTGAAAAACTTGTGGAGTTTCACTCAAACATTGTCAAGGAAACTGCAACTAAGTACCCTGGTCATCCCGTGGTACTTGCAGGCAAATCAATGGGTTCAAG aGTTGGTTGCATGGTGGCAAGCTTGGAAGACAATAATGTTTCAGCTGTAGTATGCTTGGGCTACCCATTAAAG GGAATCAATGGTGCAGTTAGAGATGAAACATTGTTACAGCTAACAATTCCTACAATGTTTGTACAG GGCAGCAAGGATGGTCTCTGTCCACTTGAGAAGTTAGAAGCCAcaaggaagaaaatgaaagcaCCCAATGACCTGCATGTCATCGATGGTGGTGACCACTCTTTCAAAATTGGTAAGAAGCACCTGCAAGCAAGCAATTCCTCCCAAGATGTAGCTGAAGAGGCTGCTGTGCAGGCCATTGCTGCTTTCATTTCCAGATCTCTTGAAGGATGA
- the LOC106767799 gene encoding uncharacterized protein LOC106767799: MASAQCEQTHQHTSFGEKVSQFFKGHHSHSNELTHTTKTETKCRCTKTHTNTKTKTHETSKRPHNKGLLQNIRDRFSEHDGSTTSSSDSESDHENCKRKD; encoded by the exons ATGGCCTCCGCACAGTGCGAACAAACCCACCAGCACACCTCCTTTGGTGAGAAGGTTTCTCAGTTCTTCAAAGGACACCATAGCCACTCCAATGAGCTCACACACACCACCAAAACTGAAACAAAATGCCGTTGCACCAAAACACACaccaacacaaaaacaaaaacccatGAGACCAGTAAGAGGCCGCACAACAAAGGTCTGCTGCAGAATATCAGGGATCGCTTTTCAGAACACGATGGTTCCACCACTAGCAGCAGTGACAGTGAGAGTGACCATGAAAACTGCAAGAGGAAG GACTGA
- the LOC106767439 gene encoding uncharacterized protein LOC106767439, whose amino-acid sequence MEKKSKSREEILNQVSKGNVWDCGSSLYDSFELNSFKRQLNTAISNSPKNRRTLSMSHLPERCLSLQLHPQPPPIMSNNKPFKISRTFHKLLRFVFKSSNKLRTSSSCSSSTTPTSSNNTTFQVPEKYSNKDRFYVVYDKSEPVLSTIPELPEFEVAVLSPEIASFVRKSASERFMATAAIGISCA is encoded by the coding sequence ATGGagaagaaatcaaaatcaaGAGAAGAAATTCTTAACCAAGTTTCCAAAGGAAACGTTTGGGATTGTGGCAGCAGCCTATACGATTCCTTCGAGCTCAACTCCTTCAAACGCCAACTGAACACGGCAATATCGAATTCCCCGAAAAACAGAAGAACCCTTTCCATGTCTCATTTACCCGAACGTTGTCTCTCGCTTCAACTTCATCCTCAACCACCACCCATCATGTCCAACAACAAGCCTTTCAAGATCTCTCGAACCTTCCACAAACTCCTTCGATTTGTCTTCAAATCCAGCAACAAGTTAAGGACTTCATCTTCCTGTTCTAGCTCTACCACCCCCACCAGTAGTAATAATACTACTTTCCAAGTGCCCGAAAAATATTCCAACAAAGATCGTTTCTACGTTGTCTACGACAAATCCGAACCCGTTCTCTCCACGATTCCCGAGCTTCCCGAATTTGAGGTGGCCGTGCTTTCGCCGGAGATCGCTTCGTTTGTGAGAAAGTCGGCGTCGGAGAGGTTTATGGCCACCGCCGCTATCGGTATTTCGTGTGCTTGA
- the LOC106768747 gene encoding probable WRKY transcription factor 41, with translation MASEWSWEQNTLINELIQGMELARKLKEDLRLPYSVDSKDMLLQRILSSYEKALLILRCNASTSELQATSQATAALLPESPISVHGSPLSEDLDGVIKDHQEIQHDSKKRKITPKWMDHVRVSCESGLEGPQEDGYNWRKYGQKDILGAKYPRSYYRCTFRNTQGCWATKQVQRSDEDPTIFDITYRGKHTCSQGNNAVLPPKSPDKQEKTHRHNVDIHHAQASQESLTKFRNILSVNTDKLDNGDMAYPFTFPSTSFGCMKQYSHSLIPGTLENEYFLSDQYQTHLLSPTTPESNYLPSPTFQMNEFDGILNKPYSDSDINEIISTNTSATNSPIPDFNFSLDPVEIDPNFPFNNPGFFS, from the exons atggCGAGTGAATGGAGCTGGGAGCAGAACACACTCATCAATGAGCTAATTCAAGGGATGGAGTTAGCAAGGAAGTTGAAGGAAGACTTGAGACTGCCGTATTCAGTTGACTCAAAAGATATGCTGCTGCAGAGGATATTATCTTCTTATGAAAAGGCTCTACTCATTCTAAGATGCAATGCATCAACTTCCGAGTTGCAGGCCACGAGTCAAGCAACTGCGGCTTTGTTACCGGAGTCCCCAATATCTGTCCATGGAAGTCCTCTGAGTGAGGATCTTGATGGGGTCATCAAGGATCACCAAGAAATTCAACATGATTCAAAGAAAAG AAAGATAACGCCCAAATGGATGGATCATGTAAGAGTGAGCTGCGAGAGTGGTCTTGAAGGACCACAAGAAGATGGCTACAACTGGAGAAAATATGGTCAGAAAGACATCCTCGGAGCAAAATATCCCAG AAGTTACTATAGGTGCACCTTCCGCAACACACAGGGCTGTTGGGCAACGAAGCAAGTGCAGAGATCAGATGAAGATCCCACAATATTTGACATAACCTACAGAGGAAAGCATACCTGTTCTCAAGGAAACAACGCCGTTTTGCCACCTAAGTCACCAGACAAACAAGAGAAGACACACAGACATAACGTTGACATTCACCATGCACAGGCATCACAAGAAAGCCTTACAAAGTTCAGAAACATCTTGTCTGTCAACACAGATAAACTAGACAATGGAGATATGGCATATCCTTTCACTTTCCCTTCGACTTCATTTGGATGCATGAAACAATACAGCCACAGCTTGATTCCTGGGACCCTAGAGAATGAGTACTTCTTGAGCGATCAATACCAAACGCACCTGTTATCTCCAACAACACCGGAATCAAACTATCTCCCATCCCCAACTTTCCAGATGAATGAGTTTGATGGAATCCTCAACAAGCCTTATTCAGACTCAGATATTAATGAGATCATTTCCACCAACACATCAGCAACCAATTCTCCAATTCCCGATTTCAATTTCTCACTTGATCCAGTGGAAATTGACCCGAATTTCCCTTTCAACAACCCAGGATTTTTCTCCTGA